The DNA segment TCTGGTTATTGTCTACAATGGCATTTGCCTTCTTCAAATCGGGATGGCTGCTAAATCTCCGGATGTCAACCAAGCAGTCCTTGTAAACACTGCTAAGCTGATGACAGGATCGGTTTACCGAGGGGTATTCAAATCCAAAGCACGTCAGTAGTAGAGTACCAACTTTCactttatattttcagattttttatctaactaataagaaagaaaaaaaataaaaataatgattttgtCTTTGTCAGAAAGTTACTTGGCAAATCTTTCTCTATATCCTGGGAGATCAGAGCTACCATTTCTGCCTCCAAATACACAGGTATGCACTTAATAGGTTGTGAGAATAATGAAACTGTGTgacatgatttatatattattggGGTTTCTCTCTGTTAGGCGGTGATTTTGCAGCCGCTTGGTGATAAAGGAATCGCAGTTATTGGCGGAAACACCATCAGAGGCTTCACGTCTTCAGACCAGGCTAGTAAAACTTTCTCTTCTTGTAGCTTAGAAAAAACTAATAGGACAAGTAAAAAGAGTTGGTTTGCTCATCCATGTTTAGGCATGGATTTCTTCAATTGGGGAGAAGCTTGATGCCACATTGGGGAGACGTTTTCTTGATTCAGATGAGATTTCCCAAGAAACAGATCAGTAAAGGTAACACAAACAATGTAAAGAACTTTGTTTACACAAAGTGGAAATGTAAAAATAGATTCAAGAAATCATGAACTAAAACACTTATACATCAGCTTAGAGTTCATGTATAAAACCAATAAAAACTTCTTCACGAGCCCAACTATGAAGTGTGTGCTCAGGTAGAATGAAGGCTTTTGGAACCTTTTTCCTTCAATTCTGTAGATGGGCATTTCGTTTGTGGTTGCCATTTTGTGTTATGGTGCGAGACACTAACAAATCAGTGGAGAGTACACTGAATGATGTCTCTAGACAACGCACTCGTCTCCCCAGCGACTGCATTTCGTTCTGCGAGCTCTCCATGAATCGCTGAAAGAGATCTAACAGACTAGACTGCTGTTTTTCGATCTGAGTGATCTGGTTTCTTATCAGAGACAACTCTTCTTCTGCATTCTTTCTCTGTGAtgaactactactactactctcctcttcttcatcaccaCTCTGAACAACAGCAACAGCTTGTGACTTATTAGATCTATTCTCTTTGACCTTAGACGGTTTTGCCGGAAACAGAACCCTTTTCGTCCCCAATGGCCGCAGCTCATCTTCAACATCATTTAACTTTGAGCCTGTTGGTACGTTTGGATTCTTTTCTTTGCTCTTCAATGTGTTGATTCCTTTTCCTGATTTGGAGAGGGAAGATGAGTCTGGAGAATCATCTCCAAGTTGCTTCCATAGACTCAACGTATGATTCATCCTCTCCCTAACAAGCTTAACCTTATCAAATCTTCTGctctcaagaacaccaagacaTGCCTTCTTATACAAAGGAGCTAACTCTTCTTCAGCCGTAGCTACTCTAGCCACGGCCTCCGCAGCAGCTTTCCTCGCATGCCAATCATCGCTGCTTAGAAACTCCAACACGTTAGGTAATAGCCAATCTAGAACCGCCTTGTCGCTGTTTCTGCCTCCAATGGCGCCGATTACGCTTCCTATGGCTCCTAGAAGTTCAGGTTTCGCCTTGAAGCCTTCCGATTTGAGCAACTTCCCGATCTTCGGAAGCGCTTTCTGCAACTGCTCGACATCAGGATCATCAGCCGCGTCTATAGCCGCCGCAAGGCACACGGCGGCTCCTATCTGCGCGTTGGCATCGCAGTCGTGGATCAAGGCTTCGATCATTGGCCCGGCGAGGACGGAGAAAGGCGGTTCGGTGATGTTGGTGGTCATATCGACGGAAGCGGTTGCGCAAGCGGCGCGGACGGAGGTGTCAGGATCGCGGAGACGGCGGAGGACGGTGGAGACCATCTTCGGGAGGTGAGGAGCGAGGGAGTCTCCATGGGAACGAGAGAGTAGGGAGAGGAGAGAGACGCAGTGTTTCCTAACGGGAGACTTAGCTGAAGAGTCTGTGGTTTGGAGACAGTTTATGAAGAGGGAGAAAGCCTCCGGTGAGAGGTTGAGAGCGATTGAGTCGAGCTCTGCGGCGGCTAGAGATTGAGTGTCGCGATCGGAGAGACGGTTGAGACAGGCGATGACTCGCTGCTTGAGATCAGTAACCGTCCTCGGCGGTGAAACAGACGGAGACGAGCGCATTTGAACGGAAGGCATAAAGTTTCAAGCAAGAAAAATAGGTAAGGAAATAGATATGGCGGCAGAAAGAGAGAAGGCAATGAAGATGAAAGTTTGGTTAGTACTTGCCTTTTAAACAAGACTCCTCTTTGCCTTGCCTTTTAAACAAGTCCAGTTTTCACCCCCTTCCAaccaaatttttgttttacatttactctatacaaaattatattattattttaaattactcATAAAAATAGATCCCCCAAAAAATTCGTGACAACTCCATAATTTCCTTCTTCGTAAGAATATgtcaaatataaattatcaGACAAAGGCTTCtgttttttattaatgttttattattacATCAAAATAGATTTCTTTTTAGTATACCAACAAAGATTCCATAACGTGCGCAGAGAATAGTTACGTAAATCTTCTgcgtatatttataatattatttgagaagtcactttacGTGTCATACGTTAATTTTCACCATAACTACTTATAAAAGtaccttaatgaattaaattattctttcaaattaccattaataaaaatatttaataatttattccatttaaatttttgtttcctttttatattttgttaaataacatatataataaaaaaataaatattcatataataaaaatgaaaataatatttacaaaaacgAAAATAGTTTATTccaatttacattttaaattttagtttccttttttatttttttctaaatatcatatataataaaaaagaaatgtTCATATATTAGAAAATACGAAAATACTATTTACAAAAGGGAAAGACAAGTTATTTTAtgaaaagatatttatataatgtgatttcgtaaaaaaataaagttcacAGAAAACAGTTTTGATGTTAAAAAGATAACGTctctttaaaacataatattaaacaacataatatatatatattaattaattaataaaaatattttatttatgtcaGTCATTTTCTTAGAT comes from the Brassica rapa cultivar Chiifu-401-42 chromosome A01, CAAS_Brap_v3.01, whole genome shotgun sequence genome and includes:
- the LOC103829286 gene encoding TORTIFOLIA1-like protein 5, whose translation is MPSVQMRSSPSVSPPRTVTDLKQRVIACLNRLSDRDTQSLAAAELDSIALNLSPEAFSLFINCLQTTDSSAKSPVRKHCVSLLSLLSRSHGDSLAPHLPKMVSTVLRRLRDPDTSVRAACATASVDMTTNITEPPFSVLAGPMIEALIHDCDANAQIGAAVCLAAAIDAADDPDVEQLQKALPKIGKLLKSEGFKAKPELLGAIGSVIGAIGGRNSDKAVLDWLLPNVLEFLSSDDWHARKAAAEAVARVATAEEELAPLYKKACLGVLESRRFDKVKLVRERMNHTLSLWKQLGDDSPDSSSLSKSGKGINTLKSKEKNPNVPTGSKLNDVEDELRPLGTKRVLFPAKPSKVKENRSNKSQAVAVVQSGDEEEESSSSSSSQRKNAEEELSLIRNQITQIEKQQSSLLDLFQRFMESSQNEMQSLGRRVRCLETSFSVLSTDLLVSRTITQNGNHKRNAHLQN